The stretch of DNA CCTGTCGACGACTTCGGCGTGAAGGCCTCGGCCTTCACGCCGCGCGAACTACACGGCCGATGGAACCTCGTCGTGCTGTGCACCAAGGCGCAGCACACGGCGCACGCCGCGCGGCAACTCGCTCCGCACCTTCACGAGGACGGGTACGTGGTGTCCGCGCAAAACGGTCTCAACGAACTCGTCTTGGCCGACGCGCTCGGCGCCGAGCGCGTCATGGGATGCTTCGTCAACTTCGGAGGTGACTACCTCTCGCCGGGCACCATCTTGTACGGCGGTCGAGGCGCCGTGGTCCTCGGTGAACTCGACGGGCAGGACACGCCGCGCCTGCGCGCCTTGCACGAACTGTTCTTGACCTTCGACGACGCCGCCATCACCACCGGCAACATCTTCGGGTACTTGTGGAGCAAACTCGCGTACGGGGCGTTGCTGTTCGCGACGGCCCTGACAAACGACAGCATCGCCGACGCCCTCTCGCTTTCCGAGTACCGCGCCACGTACATCGCCTTGGCGCGAGAAGTGTTGCGCGTCGCGGTCACCACGGGCATCCAGCCCGAAGCCTTCGACGGCTTCGACCCGGCCGCGTTCATGCCAAGCGCTTCCGACGAGCAAGCCAGCAAGTCAATGGACGACATGGTCGCGTTCAACCGCAAAAGCGCCAAGACGCACAGCGGCATCTGGCGTGACCTCGCCGTGCGCAAGCGACCGACCGAAGTCGTTCAGGAAGAAAGCATCTTGACGGCCGGACAGGCGTGCGGCGTGCCGACCCCGATCATCGCGCGGCTCGTCAGCTTGGTACGCGACTTGGAAAGCGGGCGGCGCTCCCTCGGGCGCGAGAACCTCGACGCGTTACGCGACGCCATGGGGCGTGCCGCCACGGCCGAACAACCCGCTTGACGAGCCCACCGCTGGAGTCGCCGAAAGGTCGGAGCGGCGACCCTTGCGGTCTCGGGTGACGCGGCAGTCAAGGGTCGAGGCTGCGTAGCGCGCGCCGTACGGCTTCACGTAAGTCCGTCGAGACCGCCCAACGCGGATTGGCGTACACCATGCCGAAGTTGTGCCCGAGGCCCATGTCCTGACTTTGCAGCGCCGGAACCGACGCGTTCGTGGGCGGCAGCACGTCGAACAACAACCGCAAGCCGCCCACCACGAGGTCCGACTGCGACGTGACGTACTCCCCGCCGCCGGGAATGCTGCCGCTCGGCACCGCCACGCCCACGATGCGCAAGCGGTCCAACGGCGTGCCGCGCGCCTTGAGCTCGCGGTACACCACGGTCGCGTACAAATTCCCCTGGCTGTACGGTACGAGCACCGCGCGCATGCCCTTGCGAAGCGCGTCGTCGAGCGTGTCCACGAGCGACGAGACTTTGGCGTCCGAGTACGTGCTGTCGCTGCTCTTGTCGTGCAAGCTCTTCAAGGACCGCAGCAGCACGTCCAGGTACGCGGTCTTGTACTGCTCGACGAGGGCGTTCACGTCCGCCGGAGACGGCGTGAGTTGCTGTGCGGACGGCAGCACGCTCGTCGGGTTGCGCAAGAAGTTCAAGACGTTGCCGGGCGTGACAGGCGGGATCGCCGCTTGCAATTTGCGCGTCAGGAAGTCGACCGCGAAGCGTTCGAGCACACTCGACTCGCCGAGCGACCGCATGAAGTTCGAGGTGCTGAGGGTGTGCTCACCGAACTTTTGCAAGAACACCTCGGCGAGGTCCCCGAGGCCGTCGGTGGGATTGTAGTTCACGGCGTACAGCAACGTCTGCCCTTCGAACGATCCTCCCAGCAGGGATTGCAACGCGCGAACGTCACGCATCGCGCTTTCCTCGGTCGTGAAGATGCCGTTCTGAAACAAAATCAGAGTGCAGTCCGCGAGGCAGTCCGTCAATGTTTTCGTGTCGGGCGCGCTCGACGGCACGAACGTGGTGGCGCTCTTCGCGGACGCGACGAAGCTCGTGAAGGCGCGCAAGCGCACCTTCGTGTTGACGGTGAGGGAGCGAACGTCGCTCGCGAGCGTTTCCCACTCGGGCGTGACGCGCGACAAGGCCGCGAGGCGATCAAGGACCGCCTGACCCGCCGTGACGTCGCCCGACGTGAGCGTGCGTTGAAGTGCGCGTGCGTACCCGACGAGCTCGGTTTTCGCGGACGCCACGTTCGGAGCGGACGAGCGAAGGTCGATGAAGGCGTCGATGTCGTCGCGAACGCCATTGTCGTCGGCGTCGCGACCCGCGACCGTGGTGTCCCTCAAGGACACGTCCGAGGTGTAAGCGGTGTCGGCGGCAATTGCGATCGGCGCGAAGGCGAGAGCGGACGTCAGCAGGGTAGCGAACGGAAGTCGGGTCATCGAAGAGATCCTCCTGGCAGGGGCGGCGCGTGAACGCGCTCGGTCGTGTCGTAAGATGCCCGAGCGACGGTGATTCGAGCATGACCGGCGGACGTTCGACGCGTCGCGGCGAGACGTCCAACCGAGCGGCTCAAGCAGAGCCGCGTGGAACGCACGTCGAAAACGTTCGAGCGCGCTCGACGCCAAGGTAGGCCGGACCGTGTGACGAGGTTGTGACGGCGGTGGAAGACGAGGGCGTGCCGAACGAGCGACGTGCGCCACGGTCCTGGCCGTGCTTGCCATGAAGGCCACTGTTTCCGGCGCCAAGTGATCGGTGTCGCCCTCCCTTGCAGCGCGCCTGGAGACGAGCGAGCGTGGTGATCTTCGGCACTTCTGCTGTCACGACGGCGGGCGAATGAAAAGGTGGGCCGCCGTCACGCACGCTCGGCGCGCTCATTCGTGTGCTTCGTTCACGGGCGAGGGCGACACGCCACGAAGGTGAATCATCAAGAGCACGGGAATCGGCCCTCGCTTCTCGAAGGTGGCGTAGCATGGCGTATGCGCGACGCGTCCTTCGCGCGTTGTCCGTGGCGGCTCGAACTGCTCGGAACGCCGCGCCTGATCGGTTCGAACGGCGAGGTGCGCTTGGAGCGGCGCACGTCGGCGGCGCTCGCCTACCTCGCGCTGGAAGGCTCGGCCGTGAAGTACCGCCTCGCCGGGTGGCTGTGGCCTGAATCCACCGAACGCGCGGCGCGCGCCAACATGCGTCAGTTGCTGCGCCGCTTGCGTGTCTCCACGAGCGACGACCTCGTGCTCGGCACGGACACGATTCGCCTCGCGCCGACGGTCGCAACCGATGTCGGCGAGATGCGACGCTTCGCGTTCGACGAAGCGTACGGGGACTTGCTGAGCGTTCCAGGCGACTTGCTCGAAGGGCTGGAAAGCGACGACTTGCCCGACTTCGCCGAGTGGCTGGCCTTCGAACGCGAGCGTGTCAAGCAACTGCGCTTGCTCGCGGCGGCCAGGCACGCCGAGCACTTGGAGCGGGCCGGTGATCTCGTCGGGGCGTTGCACGCCTCGCAGCGTGCCTTGACGCTGGAGCCGCTGTCCGAAGAGGCGCACCGCGCGTTGATGCGCTTGCATCACCTGCGGGGTGATCGCGCCGCGGCGATGGACGCGTACCGCCGACTCGAACGCTTGCTGCGGGACACGCTCGGCACCGAGCCCTTGCCGGTAACGAAAGCGCTCGCCGGCGAGATAGCGCGCGGTTCCGTCGTGCCGACGGCGGGAGCGGCGACGTCGCCGCTCGCCGTGCAGCGTCCCTTCACGCTCGTCGGACGCGAGGACGCGTGGGCGCGTTTGGAGGGCGCGTGGGCCGTGAAGCGCGTCGCGGTCCTGGCGGGTGAGGCGGGCGCGGGCAAGACGCGCCTCGCCTTGGATTTCGCGTCGTCGAGAGGCGTGTACGTCCACCTGGAGGCGCGGCCCGGCGACGCGGACGTTCCCTACGCGACGGCCGCCCGCTGGACGCGCACCCTGCTTGGTCTACCGGGCAGGCGAGAGCGTCTGCCCGCTTGGACGACGAGCGAACTCGCGCGCCTGATTCCCGAATTCGGCGTCGCGCTGCCGCTCGCGTCTCCCGACGGGAAGCTGCGCTTCTTCGACGCGGTCGTCGAGGCGTGCCGAGGCTTCGTCGGCGTCCTCGTGCTCGACGATTTGCACTTCGCCGACGACGCGACCCTGGAGTTGGCAGGGTACGTCCTGCGGACCTTGGTGTTCGAGGCGGACGCGCCCCGCTTTCTCGCCACGCACCGAACGGACGAGGCGAGCGAGACCTGCGTTCGCGTGCTGCAAGCCCTCGTGGAAGCCGACGCCGCCGAAGCGATCGACGTGCCGACCCTCGACGAGTCGGCCGTCGCGCGTCTGCTCGACACGCTCGAATTGCCGAGCGCGACGTTCGCGGAGAAGTTGACGCGCTACACGGGCGGCAATCCCCTCTTCGTCGTAGAGACCTTGAAGCACTTGTACGAGACGGGTCTCGTGGCGCACGGCTTTCCGGACGCCTTGCCGCCGCCCGAACGCGCGGGGAACGTCATTCGGCGGCGCGTGCGCCGCTTGTCACGAGAAGCTCAGCAGGTCGCGCGCGCCGCGAGCGTGCTTCGGCGTGACTTCGACGTCGAATTGCTGTCGGAGGTGCTCGGCGTCTCCGTCTTGGACGTGCTGCAAGTTTGGGACGAGTTGGAGGCCGCTCGTCTCATGAGCGGCGCGCGCTTCGTTCACGACATCGTCCAGGAAGCCGTGCTGACCGACACGCCGCCCGCCGTGCGCGAAGTTCTGCACCGCGCGGCAGCGCGAGCCCTCGAAGCGCGGTCGGGCGATTCCGCCCGAGTCGCCCTGCATTGGAAGGCGGGCGGTGAACCTCGACGAGCGGCGCCCCTGCTGCTGCTTGCCGCCGCCCGAGCAGGAGAATTCCTGCGCTTCACGGACGCCGCGCGCTTCTACGCGGCCGCCGCCGCGTGCTTCGACGGCGTCGGTGAGGACGACGCGGCCTTCGAGGCGCGCGCCGCCATCTTCGAACGGTTGTGGCTGCACGACTTGCGCGAAGTGCTCGACGACGAACGGAGCCGCTTACAGAGCGGCGCGCGCAGCGCCTTGCAAATCGCCCGATCGTGCGCCGCCGACGCCGTCACGCGCCTCGTGCGCCACCGTGACGGCGTCGGCGCCGAGGAGGCCGCGCGGCAAGGCTTGAACGCGCTGGAAGGAGCGCCGATGGTCGAGCAAGCGACGGCGTTGGAAGTGGAATTGCGGCGCCTCGTGATCGAGGCGCGCGTCGCGCTCGGGCGGACCGAGGGCCTGCGCGACCTCATCGCGCGGGCCCTCGAAGTCGCTCGAATGTCGTCCGACCGACGACTCGCCGCGACGCTCGACCTCACCGTGGGCGTCGCGCTGTTCTCGACGTGGCAAGACGAACGTGCCGTCGAGCGCTTCTTGAGCGCCGCGAGCACCGCCGAGGCGCACGGAGATCGGTACGGCGCGAACCTCGCTCGGCAAAATGCCGCGACGGTCTTGGAGCACGTCGGGCAGCGGGAACGCGCCGAGCGCCTCCGCCTGGAAGTGCGCACGCACCTCGGCGCCACGCCCGGTACGACGCGCGTGGCGTACCTCAATGCCGTCGGCCTCGGCAAGAACTTCATGATTCGCCATCGGTACGCGCGGGCCGCCGAGCAGTTCGAGGTGGCCCGCGCGTTGAGCCGCGACCTCGAGGCGTCGAGCGGGCTGGTGGAGCGCGCCGCAGCGCAGTTGTCGTGGATGCTGGGCGACCTCGGCGCTTGCGAAGCGGCCGCCCGGCGAGCGTTGGCAGCGCCCGATCCGGACGCCGGCGCGTTCGGCGAGGCGCACTTGTGGCTGGGCCGCGTTTTCGCGGCAGGGGGGCGATTCGAGGAAGCGCGCGCCTCGTTCGATGAAGCCGAGGCGAGGACGCGCACGCGTTCTCTACCGTCGACACTAGGATCGCTGCGCTTGGCTCGCTTGGCAATCGCGCCGCCCGACGAGACGTTGGCGCTCGCGGACGAAGCTGTTGCGTTCGCGCGGCGGCACGGCCAAGAGGAGCTTCTCACGGCGGCCCTCGCGGAGCGCGCGAGCGCCTTGCTGCAGCGGGGCCGATTCACGCAGGCGCTTGCCAGCGCGCGTGACGCTGCGGATCGCTGGGAGCGCACGCCGCCACGCGACGACGTTTTGAAGCCGTTGCTGGTGTACGCCCTCGCGCACGCGGCCGTTGGCGAGTGGCCGGGCGTCACCTTGCAGCGAGCCGCAGCGTGGCTCGATCACGCGCTGTCCGTGAACGTCCCTGCCGCATTCGCGGCCACGTTTCGCGCTCGACCGACCCACGCGCGCCTGCTCGAACTCGCGCACGAAGCCGCCACGGCGACGAAGCGCAACCGCGAGCCGAAGCGGTGACGGTCACCTTGAGCGACGGGGACGTCCGAAAGCCCGAAGCGCGTGAAGGGGCGCCGTCACAGGATCGTCACACCCTGGCCCCTACAGTTTTCGAAGCGCCCGCCCGTCCTTCGAAGGTGCGAGGTATGGCCGCCCATGTCCTTCGCATCCTCATCCTGCCGCTCGTCAAGGAGAACCACCGATGATTCCTCGCAAGCCTTCCTTTCGCTCATCGTCATTCATGCGACTCACGGTTTCACTCCTCGCCGCGTGCCTACCGCCCGCTCCGAGCGCGGTCGCGAACGACAACGGCATCGCTCGGATGCCAACGGTCGCGGTCATGGCGGGGAGCCTGTCGAACACACGTCCGCAAACTCCTCGAGAAGCGGCGGCCCACGTCGCAACGCCGAGTTCACCGATCGCCACGCCGGTCGACGCGCGTGCCCTTGACACCTCCAGCATCACGGCGGTCGTCCAAAACGCTGCCGGAGTCGTGAATGCCGACGCGCCGATCATCACGCTTTCGGCCGTTCGGTTACCCGTCGTGACGGGCGCGGCCGCGCGCCTCGGTGTGACGATCGACCGGCGAGGCGTCACGGGTCCCGTCACGATTTCGCTCGACGGGCTCCCTACGGGCGCGAAGGCGTCGTCCGTCGTCATTCCATCCGCTGCGAACACCGCCGACGTGACCGTCACAGCGACGCGCGGAGCGCCACACAGTCGCCCGACGACCGCGACGCTGCACGCGCGATTCGAGCATGGAAGCGTGTCGCGCGCCGTCGTCGTGACCGTGCGCGGTGCCGCGGGCAGCCTCGACACGACGTTCGGAACCGCGGGCGTGGCCGTCACCAAAGCTTCGCTGGGAGAAAGCCAGGCAAATGCCATGGCGGTGCTTCCCGATGGAAAGATCGTGGTGGTCGGCGAGGCGTTCGGTCAACTCGGCGACTTCATGATCTTGCGTTACGACCGTGACGGCATCCTCGACTCGTCGTTCGGCACGAACGGCAAGGTCGTCGTGGACTTCGAAGGCGGGCGCGACGTCGCCGAGGCAGTGGTGGTGCAACCGGACGGCAAGGTCATCGTGGGCGGCAGCGCTTCGAGCTCGGCCGCCTCGGGACGGCGAGAGTCCTTCGCGGCCGTTCGCCTCACGTCGACGGGAAAGCTGGACGCCTCGTTCGGCACGAACGGAAAAGTCACGATCGCCTTTCCGGACAGCAGCGTCGGCAAAACGCACGCGGTCGCGCTGCAACCCGACGGCAAGATCGTTCTTGGCGGCGAGGCGACGTTCGTGGCGTCGGGCGTCGATTTCGCCCTCGCACGCCTCACGCCGACGGGCACCCTCGACGCTTCGTTCGGCACGAACGGTCGAGTGACGACCCCCGTGCTGACCCTCTCCGAGACGGACCGTATCTTCGCGTTGGCGTTGCAAGGCGACAAGATCGTCGCCGCGGGCGGCGGCAAGTTCCAAGTGGTTCGTTACACATCGAACGGCGCGCTGGACTCCACGTTCGGCTCGGACGGGAAGGTGGCGGACGTGTTTGGCAGCAGCAGCAGTGCTACGAGCGCGCTCGTGGACCGCGATGGGCGCGTTTTGCTGGCGGGCGAGCGCGACATGAACACCGTGGTCGTGCGCCTGAACACGGGTGGAGTCCTCGACACGACGTTCGGCTCGCGAGGCGTGGTGGAGGTGCCGCTCAGCTCGACCAATTGGGACAAGGCGGCCGCGCTCGTGTCGCAGACGGACGGCAAGATCGTCGTGGGCGGCTGGGTGAACGAGGGGCAGACGTCGTCAGGCAACTTCGCCGTGACGCGCCTCACCGCCGGCGGCGCGCTTGACGCGACCTTCGGTCGAGGTGGAACGACGATCACGCCCGTCGCGCTCGACGCCAAGGCCGACTTCGCGAACGCGGCGGCCCTGCAAAGCGACGACCGCATTCCTGCCGTTCGGATCGTACTCGCCGGCGCTCGCTCCGCCGATGGCCTCGCCGTGGCGCTCACTCGCTACTGGCCTTGACGCCACGACCAACGGTCGGGCCCGAACGGAGCCCAGCGTCGAGTCAGACCGGGACGCCCGGCCGTGCTTCGTGGGCGCACTCCGAACGCACGTGGGCAAGCGCATGTTCGCGGTTTGGCCGTACATTGCCCGAGGCAGGTCCTTTCCACGTTCAGTTCTGGCGTGACTCCTGCCTCGGGCGGTCCGCTATCTTGATGAAATGATTTCCGCGGAGCGCCTCGCCGACCACCTGCCCTTGGGGTTCATTGCCATAGATCACGCTTGGGCTGTGACGCGCGTCAACGCCCCCGCTCGCCTCTTGTTTCGCAATCAGTCTTTGAATCCGGGCGAGTCGCTGCGCGCCCTCATTCCCGACGAGCCGGGCTCGCGCGCCTGGAATGAGCTCGAACGCGCCATGAGTCGCCGCGTGGCCGTGGAGTTCGAGGTGTTCCACCCGTCCATCTTCGCGTGGCACGAGGTGAGCGCCGTTCCCGACGAGCAGGGTGGGCTCGCCTTGCTGCTTCGCGACGTCACCGACCGACAATGGGTGCTCCAAAAGGACGCCGAGCACGCTTACTTGCGGGGCCTGTTCAAAGAAGCGCCCATCGCGATCAGCATCACGCGCGGCCCCAAGCACACCTTCGAGTTCAGCAACGACTTCGCGCGTGACCTCGTCGGCGGACGCGACCTCGACGGAAAGACCGTGCGTGCGGCCTTCCCCGAGTTGGAGGGACAAGGATACTTCGAGTTGCTCGACCAGGTGTACCACTCGGGCGAGGCGGCGAGGGGCGAGGAGATGCCCGCCGCCATCACCGATCCCGAGACGGGCGAGACGCGTCCGCTGGTGGTGAACTTCTCGTACCTGCCGTTGCGCGGGTTCGACGGGAAGGTGTCGGGCATCCTCACGCTCACCATCGACGTCACGCGCTACGTCACCCGGACTTGAGCCACGACTGGACGGAGGGGACGTCAACACTGCAACGCGAAGGCAAGAGTTGCCCTTCGACTCACGACTCGGGCGAACGGCACAAGCGTCGCAGGGTTCGATTCGCGAGCGGATCGCGCAAAGCTCGTCCGATTTTTGACCGCCACACGTGTCGAGTCAGGAAGCGGCGAGGTCGCCGACCTTGCTGCTCCCGTCGTGACGTGCCATGCTGCTCGCCCCGCTTGATACCGCGTCCGAAAGCGCCTTGACGTGGCATCCGGTCGAGCGCCTTGCGCCGCGCCGAGTCCTGGTCGACCGTCCGGTGAAGCGGCGCTCCATGATCGGGGCCGCGTGGACTCGGGTACAGTGCACTTCATGTTCGAATCGATCGCGACGCTGAAGCCCAGGAGTGACGCGTGAGCCTCGACGCCTCGACCGTCACGCTCGTTCGGTACGCGCTCCTCGATCCGCGCGTTCTGATTCTGCGGGCCGAAGAGGAAGTCGACGCCTTCGCCGTGCTCACCGAGCGCTTCGTCCTGCTGCTCGACACGATGTCCACCCCGGCGCTCGCCGAGGCCGCGCTCGATTGCCTTCGACCGCACCTTCGCCAGCGACCCCTGCTCGTCCTCAACACCCACGCCGACTACGACCACGCGTACGGCAACCGCGTGTTCAGCGCGGGAGGACGCCATCCTACGGCGATCATCGGGCACCGTACGGCCGCGGCCCGCCTCACGTCTCAAGGGGAGCGCGAGCGCCTCGAGCGACGCCAACGAGAGAACGCCCGCTACGCCGACGTCCGTCTCGTTGCGCCGACCGTGCTGGTCGACGACGCGCTCACCCTCGATGGAGGCGACTTGACGCTGGAAGTGCGGCGCGCGCCCGGTCACACCGACGATCACCTCGCCGTCTGGATTCCGCAACTTCGAATGCTCCTCGCGGGTGACGCGGCGGAGTACCCGTTTCCGCAAGCAGGGGGAACGGCGGGTCTGCGCGGACTGGAGAGCACCCTCACGATGCTGGCGGCGCTCGATCCGGACGTGGTGCTGGCCTGCCACGGAGGCACGACGAGTGCGTCACTGCTGACGTCGAACCTGGCGTACTTCGCCCAGGTTCGCGCGAAGGCACGCGCGGCGTTCACGGCGGGCGGGTTGCCGAATTCCGAGGTCGAGACGGTTTTCG from Deinococcus yavapaiensis KR-236 encodes:
- a CDS encoding ketopantoate reductase family protein, encoding RVVKVLIWGAGAIGGTIGAYLVRAGHDVTFVDLVEEHVDAIRANGLHITGPVDDFGVKASAFTPRELHGRWNLVVLCTKAQHTAHAARQLAPHLHEDGYVVSAQNGLNELVLADALGAERVMGCFVNFGGDYLSPGTILYGGRGAVVLGELDGQDTPRLRALHELFLTFDDAAITTGNIFGYLWSKLAYGALLFATALTNDSIADALSLSEYRATYIALAREVLRVAVTTGIQPEAFDGFDPAAFMPSASDEQASKSMDDMVAFNRKSAKTHSGIWRDLAVRKRPTEVVQEESILTAGQACGVPTPIIARLVSLVRDLESGRRSLGRENLDALRDAMGRAATAEQPA
- a CDS encoding MBL fold metallo-hydrolase, translated to MSLDASTVTLVRYALLDPRVLILRAEEEVDAFAVLTERFVLLLDTMSTPALAEAALDCLRPHLRQRPLLVLNTHADYDHAYGNRVFSAGGRHPTAIIGHRTAAARLTSQGERERLERRQRENARYADVRLVAPTVLVDDALTLDGGDLTLEVRRAPGHTDDHLAVWIPQLRMLLAGDAAEYPFPQAGGTAGLRGLESTLTMLAALDPDVVLACHGGTTSASLLTSNLAYFAQVRAKARAAFTAGGLPNSEVETVFAFEDALRLVGTDSKRVAAFYRSFHEGNVRAALRDLAAG
- a CDS encoding BTAD domain-containing putative transcriptional regulator, giving the protein MRDASFARCPWRLELLGTPRLIGSNGEVRLERRTSAALAYLALEGSAVKYRLAGWLWPESTERAARANMRQLLRRLRVSTSDDLVLGTDTIRLAPTVATDVGEMRRFAFDEAYGDLLSVPGDLLEGLESDDLPDFAEWLAFERERVKQLRLLAAARHAEHLERAGDLVGALHASQRALTLEPLSEEAHRALMRLHHLRGDRAAAMDAYRRLERLLRDTLGTEPLPVTKALAGEIARGSVVPTAGAATSPLAVQRPFTLVGREDAWARLEGAWAVKRVAVLAGEAGAGKTRLALDFASSRGVYVHLEARPGDADVPYATAARWTRTLLGLPGRRERLPAWTTSELARLIPEFGVALPLASPDGKLRFFDAVVEACRGFVGVLVLDDLHFADDATLELAGYVLRTLVFEADAPRFLATHRTDEASETCVRVLQALVEADAAEAIDVPTLDESAVARLLDTLELPSATFAEKLTRYTGGNPLFVVETLKHLYETGLVAHGFPDALPPPERAGNVIRRRVRRLSREAQQVARAASVLRRDFDVELLSEVLGVSVLDVLQVWDELEAARLMSGARFVHDIVQEAVLTDTPPAVREVLHRAAARALEARSGDSARVALHWKAGGEPRRAAPLLLLAAARAGEFLRFTDAARFYAAAAACFDGVGEDDAAFEARAAIFERLWLHDLREVLDDERSRLQSGARSALQIARSCAADAVTRLVRHRDGVGAEEAARQGLNALEGAPMVEQATALEVELRRLVIEARVALGRTEGLRDLIARALEVARMSSDRRLAATLDLTVGVALFSTWQDERAVERFLSAASTAEAHGDRYGANLARQNAATVLEHVGQRERAERLRLEVRTHLGATPGTTRVAYLNAVGLGKNFMIRHRYARAAEQFEVARALSRDLEASSGLVERAAAQLSWMLGDLGACEAAARRALAAPDPDAGAFGEAHLWLGRVFAAGGRFEEARASFDEAEARTRTRSLPSTLGSLRLARLAIAPPDETLALADEAVAFARRHGQEELLTAALAERASALLQRGRFTQALASARDAADRWERTPPRDDVLKPLLVYALAHAAVGEWPGVTLQRAAAWLDHALSVNVPAAFAATFRARPTHARLLELAHEAATATKRNREPKR
- a CDS encoding PAS domain-containing protein; amino-acid sequence: MISAERLADHLPLGFIAIDHAWAVTRVNAPARLLFRNQSLNPGESLRALIPDEPGSRAWNELERAMSRRVAVEFEVFHPSIFAWHEVSAVPDEQGGLALLLRDVTDRQWVLQKDAEHAYLRGLFKEAPIAISITRGPKHTFEFSNDFARDLVGGRDLDGKTVRAAFPELEGQGYFELLDQVYHSGEAARGEEMPAAITDPETGETRPLVVNFSYLPLRGFDGKVSGILTLTIDVTRYVTRT